Proteins encoded in a region of the Acidimicrobiales bacterium genome:
- a CDS encoding acetate/propionate family kinase yields the protein MNAGSSSLKLSVLEDDDVVEQEVLEGEARSADVQEFVERSGSVEAVGHRIVHGGTDFTGPTLITGSVLERMTALTDLAPLHQPKSLATLHAVAGVLPDTPAVACFDTAFHATIPPAAHTYALPREWRRRWPLRRFGFHGLSHAHAAVRAAEMAGRRIDDMRTVSCHLGAGASVTAIRDGRSVDTTMGFTPLEGLIMATRSGSVDPGLILWLEQHESLSSAELAETLEYRSGLLGMAGSSDMREVLASAAAGDADAEIAAEAYLHRLRGSIASMTAAMGGLDALVFTGGVGEHSAEIRSRATHGLDFLGVGIDGTANESAHPDADISVESAKVRTLVIVAREDLEISREVRQVLSGGG from the coding sequence GTGAACGCTGGATCCTCGAGCCTCAAGCTCTCCGTCCTCGAAGACGACGACGTCGTGGAGCAGGAGGTCCTCGAGGGAGAGGCGCGATCTGCTGACGTGCAGGAGTTCGTGGAGCGAAGCGGCAGCGTGGAAGCGGTAGGTCACCGCATCGTCCACGGGGGTACGGACTTCACGGGACCCACCCTGATCACCGGATCAGTCCTCGAACGGATGACCGCCCTGACGGATCTGGCACCACTGCACCAACCGAAGTCGCTCGCAACTCTCCATGCCGTCGCCGGCGTTCTTCCCGACACCCCGGCGGTCGCCTGCTTCGACACGGCGTTCCACGCGACCATTCCACCGGCTGCACACACGTACGCCCTGCCACGCGAATGGCGCCGGCGGTGGCCGCTCCGCCGCTTCGGGTTCCACGGGCTCTCTCATGCACACGCAGCCGTCCGGGCCGCTGAGATGGCCGGCAGGAGGATCGACGACATGAGGACGGTGAGCTGCCACCTCGGCGCAGGCGCATCGGTGACAGCGATCCGTGACGGGCGCTCCGTCGACACCACCATGGGGTTCACGCCACTCGAAGGCCTGATCATGGCGACTCGTTCGGGAAGCGTGGACCCCGGTCTCATCCTTTGGCTCGAGCAGCACGAGTCCCTCTCGTCCGCGGAGCTCGCAGAGACACTCGAGTACCGCTCGGGGCTGCTGGGGATGGCCGGCTCTTCCGACATGCGCGAGGTCCTCGCTTCGGCGGCCGCCGGGGACGCCGACGCGGAGATCGCCGCAGAGGCGTACCTGCACAGGCTCCGCGGCTCCATTGCTTCGATGACCGCCGCGATGGGTGGCCTCGACGCCCTGGTGTTCACCGGAGGGGTAGGCGAACATTCCGCTGAGATACGAAGCCGCGCCACCCACGGCCTCGACTTCTTGGGGGTGGGCATCGACGGGACGGCCAACGAGAGCGCGCATCCCGACGCCGACATCAGCGTGGAGTCGGCGAAGGTTCGGACCCTCGTCATAGTCGCCCGAGAGGATCTCGAGATATCACGCGAAGTCAGGCAGGTGCTGTCCGGCGGCGGTTGA
- the dapA gene encoding 4-hydroxy-tetrahydrodipicolinate synthase, translated as MPTTGRFGAVGCAMVTPFDDQGGLDVDAAVELARWLVAHGNDFLVLTGTTGESPVLSDSEKERLWRAVTSAVAAPVVAGTSTADTRHSVELTEIARRAGVSGILAVTPYYSRPSQAGIEAHIRAVSEAAGDLPVLLYDIPVRTGRKAEQDTIVRLARDGVIAGVKDATANIAPSAALLTEVPEGFELYSGNDGDTLPLLSIGAVGVISVESHWAGDHVREMIATFGKGDVDRACEINAKLVPSHRFQSTDDAPNPVPTKAMMRTLGHKVGSCRLPMGAEPEGLEERARQVFSQLNA; from the coding sequence ATGCCTACGACTGGCAGGTTCGGGGCCGTGGGATGCGCCATGGTCACCCCCTTCGACGACCAGGGCGGCCTCGACGTCGACGCCGCCGTGGAGCTCGCCCGCTGGCTCGTGGCCCACGGCAACGACTTCCTCGTCCTCACCGGCACCACCGGGGAGAGCCCCGTTCTCTCCGATTCGGAAAAAGAGCGGCTGTGGCGGGCGGTCACGTCCGCGGTGGCCGCTCCCGTCGTCGCCGGCACGAGCACCGCAGACACCCGCCACTCGGTCGAGCTAACCGAGATCGCCCGCCGCGCGGGAGTGTCGGGGATCCTCGCCGTGACCCCCTACTACAGCCGCCCTTCCCAAGCGGGCATCGAGGCTCACATCCGCGCGGTCTCCGAGGCCGCGGGCGACCTGCCCGTGCTCCTCTACGACATACCGGTGCGCACCGGTCGCAAGGCCGAGCAGGACACGATTGTCCGCTTGGCGCGCGACGGGGTGATTGCCGGCGTCAAAGACGCCACCGCCAACATCGCTCCCAGTGCGGCGCTCCTGACCGAGGTCCCCGAGGGCTTCGAGCTCTACAGCGGCAACGACGGGGACACCCTCCCGCTCCTTTCAATCGGCGCCGTCGGCGTGATCTCCGTCGAGTCGCACTGGGCCGGCGATCATGTCCGCGAGATGATCGCCACGTTCGGCAAGGGTGACGTCGACCGGGCCTGCGAGATCAACGCCAAGCTTGTGCCGTCGCACCGTTTCCAGTCGACCGACGACGCGCCCAACCCGGTCCCCACGAAAGCGATGATGAGGACGTTGGGGCACAAGGTCGGCTCGTGCAGGCTGCCGATGGGCGCCGAGCCAGAGGGGCTCGAGGAGCGCGCCCGCCAGGTCTTTTCCCAACTAAATGCCTGA
- a CDS encoding ribonuclease J codes for MPEDTVRIVFLGGLGEIGRNCACIEVAGRIMILDCGLMFPDSEMPGIDLVLPDFTYLRENAERVEGCIITHGHEDHCGGLSFLLRELSFPIYGSELSLGLARSRIEEAGLLDRTTLNPVRDGERRIIGPFDVEFIPVTHSVPHGFATAFHTPQGVILHSGDFKIDLTPVDGRATDLARIGAIASGPGVRLLLSDSTNAEEEGHTRSERSVGRALSELFAAHADKRVIVACFASHIHRIQQIADAALDNGRIIATLGRSMGKNVALARSMGLLRIPDDSIVDIEQIGDRDPRRVCVISTGSQGEPMSALALMAAADNKWISVGEGDLVVLSSHAIPGNETNVGKVIDGLHRLGAEVVHSGIAAVHVSGHAMREELKTLLSLTHPDCFIPVHGEFRHLTHHARLAEVMGVPPERVLLAEDGDVVELTQSGIDFAGEVPAGYLYVDGIVGDVGTGVLRDRRVLAEEGVVIVVVTVDAKSGEVLTGPEIITRGWVYAPEAEELLGEARQAVLEALEEAADSGAVDFDTLKRRARSALGRFVNERTRRRPMIVPVVMEV; via the coding sequence ATGCCTGAGGACACCGTCAGGATCGTCTTCCTCGGCGGGCTCGGCGAGATCGGGCGCAACTGCGCCTGCATCGAGGTGGCTGGCCGGATCATGATCCTCGACTGCGGGTTGATGTTCCCCGACTCGGAGATGCCCGGTATCGACCTGGTGCTGCCCGACTTCACCTACCTGCGCGAGAACGCGGAGCGCGTCGAGGGCTGCATCATCACGCATGGGCACGAGGACCACTGCGGTGGCCTGTCGTTCCTGCTGCGCGAGCTGTCGTTCCCGATCTACGGCTCGGAGTTGTCGCTCGGCCTCGCCCGCAGCCGTATCGAGGAAGCAGGGTTGCTCGACCGCACGACGCTGAACCCCGTCCGCGACGGCGAAAGGCGCATCATCGGGCCGTTCGACGTCGAGTTCATCCCGGTCACCCACTCGGTGCCGCACGGTTTCGCGACCGCGTTCCACACGCCGCAGGGGGTGATCCTCCACTCGGGTGACTTCAAGATCGACCTGACACCGGTCGACGGCCGTGCCACTGATCTGGCGCGCATCGGCGCCATCGCGTCCGGCCCCGGCGTTCGGTTGCTGCTGTCCGATTCCACGAACGCGGAGGAAGAGGGCCACACCCGGAGCGAGCGTTCCGTCGGGCGGGCCCTCTCCGAACTCTTCGCCGCGCACGCAGACAAGCGGGTGATCGTCGCCTGCTTCGCCAGCCACATCCACCGGATCCAGCAGATCGCCGACGCCGCGTTGGACAACGGGCGGATCATCGCGACGCTGGGTCGTTCGATGGGGAAGAACGTCGCGCTGGCACGGTCGATGGGCCTGCTGCGCATCCCCGACGACAGCATCGTCGACATCGAGCAGATCGGCGACCGGGACCCCCGCCGGGTGTGCGTCATCTCGACAGGGTCGCAGGGGGAGCCGATGTCGGCTCTCGCGTTGATGGCCGCCGCCGACAACAAGTGGATCTCCGTCGGCGAGGGCGACCTCGTGGTGCTCTCGTCCCACGCCATCCCGGGCAACGAGACCAACGTAGGCAAGGTCATCGACGGTCTGCACCGCCTGGGCGCGGAGGTAGTGCACTCGGGTATCGCAGCGGTGCACGTGAGCGGCCATGCGATGCGCGAGGAACTGAAGACCCTGCTCTCGCTCACCCATCCCGACTGCTTCATCCCGGTGCACGGCGAGTTCCGCCACCTCACGCACCACGCCCGCCTCGCCGAGGTGATGGGTGTCCCTCCCGAGCGCGTGCTGCTGGCCGAGGACGGCGATGTCGTCGAGCTCACCCAGTCCGGAATCGACTTCGCCGGCGAGGTGCCGGCCGGCTATCTCTACGTCGACGGGATCGTCGGCGACGTCGGCACGGGCGTGCTGCGCGACCGCCGCGTGCTGGCGGAAGAGGGCGTCGTGATCGTCGTGGTGACCGTCGACGCCAAGTCCGGGGAGGTGCTCACCGGTCCCGAGATCATCACCCGGGGATGGGTGTACGCCCCCGAGGCCGAGGAGTTGTTGGGCGAGGCCCGCCAAGCTGTGCTCGAAGCGCTGGAGGAGGCGGCAGACTCGGGCGCCGTCGACTTCGACACCCTGAAACGCCGGGCCCGGTCGGCCCTCGGCCGGTTCGTCAACGAGCGCACCCGCCGGCGCCCCATGATCGTCCCTGTGGTCATGGAGGTCTAA
- a CDS encoding hemerythrin domain-containing protein gives MDVQGGVTMCSYCGCEAEPVIAVLMDDHATIASLVRDIEKCLDQGDLSSAFQCAADLEVMFRCHARTEERGLFSQLRAADEAVEEVALLEADHREILAGMSVAAGARDTELLRQALDRLTVHAQTEDNDLFPFALQRLPNENWALIEEVHQAMLIRW, from the coding sequence GTGGACGTGCAGGGAGGAGTCACAATGTGCAGCTACTGCGGATGCGAGGCCGAGCCGGTGATCGCCGTGCTCATGGATGACCACGCGACGATCGCCTCGCTGGTCAGGGACATCGAAAAGTGCCTTGATCAAGGAGACCTGTCAAGTGCGTTCCAATGCGCCGCCGACCTCGAGGTCATGTTCAGGTGCCATGCGCGCACAGAGGAGAGGGGCCTTTTCAGCCAGCTCCGGGCCGCCGACGAGGCCGTCGAGGAGGTGGCGCTGCTGGAGGCCGACCACCGAGAGATCCTGGCGGGGATGTCCGTCGCTGCCGGCGCCCGGGACACTGAGCTGCTCCGCCAGGCGCTCGACCGCCTGACCGTCCACGCCCAGACAGAGGACAATGACCTGTTCCCGTTTGCCCTGCAGCGCCTCCCGAACGAGAACTGGGCCCTGATCGAAGAAGTCCATCAGGCAATGCTGATCCGGTGGTGA
- a CDS encoding universal stress protein, protein MEKIETGKKVLVGVDGSKHNRAAVEWALREARARDCELIAAYAWHLPTLVYYAPGYLPIAADEMAEEGTKLLQGAIGDIPGHEDVKVEMRVVQGPARVALSRVAEEPGVGLVVAGTHGHGSAPGALLGSVSHGLSHRCTKPLVIVPDTPHGIDVPPSIRRIVVGIDGSSAAEAALEWAAEEAGLHGSLLEVVTAWSWTSSPSEMVAEIPAGESLESVARDLLRRSVDSLAPSDIRLNCVTREGQPAAVLLDMAEGADLLVVGSRGRGRAAEMVLGSTSHQCVHRSSVPVVVVPSEVKGRG, encoded by the coding sequence ATGGAGAAGATCGAGACGGGCAAGAAGGTCCTCGTCGGGGTCGACGGATCGAAGCACAACCGGGCTGCCGTGGAGTGGGCGCTGCGAGAAGCCCGCGCGCGCGATTGCGAGTTGATCGCTGCGTACGCGTGGCACCTCCCGACTCTCGTCTACTACGCGCCGGGCTACCTGCCGATCGCTGCCGACGAGATGGCCGAGGAAGGCACCAAGCTGCTGCAGGGCGCCATCGGCGACATCCCAGGTCACGAGGACGTCAAGGTGGAGATGCGCGTCGTGCAGGGACCCGCACGAGTTGCCCTCTCACGAGTCGCGGAGGAACCGGGCGTCGGGTTGGTCGTGGCGGGAACCCACGGGCACGGCAGCGCTCCGGGAGCCCTGCTCGGTTCCGTCAGCCACGGGTTGTCCCACCGTTGCACGAAGCCGTTGGTGATCGTGCCCGACACCCCGCACGGCATCGACGTCCCGCCTTCGATCCGGCGGATAGTGGTAGGTATCGACGGCTCCTCTGCAGCAGAAGCAGCCCTTGAGTGGGCCGCAGAGGAGGCGGGCCTCCACGGCTCCCTCCTCGAGGTGGTGACGGCCTGGTCATGGACGAGCAGCCCCTCGGAAATGGTCGCGGAGATTCCTGCCGGCGAGAGCCTCGAATCAGTGGCACGGGACCTCCTGCGGCGCTCGGTCGACTCGCTTGCACCCAGCGACATCCGGCTGAACTGCGTTACCCGCGAGGGGCAGCCGGCAGCGGTCCTGCTGGACATGGCAGAAGGAGCGGACCTGCTGGTCGTGGGTTCTCGCGGACGGGGTAGGGCGGCCGAGATGGTTCTGGGCTCTACCAGTCACCAGTGCGTCCATCGGTCTTCGGTCCCCGTTGTCGTGGTTCCGTCGGAGGTGAAAGGCCGTGGCTGA
- a CDS encoding pyridoxamine 5'-phosphate oxidase family protein, whose amino-acid sequence MADHSGYQEIPRDECVGLLATATVGRIAGTAGGRPFLLPVNYAVDGDRVVFRTSAGTKLSGTAFGRVAFEIDGFDDADRSWWSVVVEGVASDISDMVDEQSTKLRSLDLHPFAPGEKAYWVAIQPESITGRRVRPPADLH is encoded by the coding sequence GTGGCTGACCACTCCGGTTACCAGGAGATTCCACGCGACGAATGCGTCGGGCTGCTCGCGACGGCGACGGTGGGACGCATCGCCGGTACCGCCGGCGGCAGACCGTTCCTCCTCCCGGTCAACTATGCGGTAGACGGGGATCGTGTGGTGTTCAGAACGTCGGCGGGCACCAAGCTGTCAGGGACGGCGTTCGGAAGGGTCGCGTTCGAGATCGATGGTTTCGATGACGCCGACCGCAGCTGGTGGAGCGTCGTAGTGGAGGGGGTGGCGTCGGACATTTCGGATATGGTGGACGAGCAGTCGACGAAGTTGCGTTCACTTGACCTGCATCCGTTCGCTCCAGGTGAGAAGGCGTATTGGGTCGCCATCCAGCCCGAGTCGATCACGGGCCGGAGGGTACGACCGCCAGCTGACCTTCACTGA